The Streptomyces sp. NBC_01268 genome window below encodes:
- a CDS encoding DNA repair helicase XPB: MNGPLIVQSDKTLLLEVDHEQAEACRRVIAPFAELERAPEHIHTYRVTPLGLWNARAAGHDAEQVVDALVEYSRYPVPHALLVDIAETMARYGRLTLSKHPTHGLVLTSTDRPVLEEVLRSKKVQPLVGERLDPDTVAVHPSERGQIKQTLLKLGWPAEDLAGYVDGEAHRIDLAEDGWALRPYQQQAVEGFWHGGSGVVVLPCGAGKTLVGAGAMAKAKATTLILVTNTVSARQWKHELVKRTSLTEDEIGEYSGTRKEIRPVTIATYQVLTTRRKGIYPHLELFDSRDWGLIVYDEVHLLPAPVFKFTADLQARRRLGLTATLVREDGRESDVFSLIGPKRFDAPWKEIEAQGYIAPADCVEVRVDLTDSERLAYATAEAEEKYRFCATTATKRKVAEALVKKFAGQQILVIGQYIDQLDELGEHLNAPVIKGETSNAQREKLFDAFRNGEISVLVVSKVANFSIDLPEATVAIQVSGTFGSRQEEAQRLGRVLRPKADGHQAHFYSVVARDTIDQDFAAHRQRFLAEQGYAYRILDASELLAP; this comes from the coding sequence GTGAACGGTCCACTCATCGTCCAGAGTGACAAGACGCTCTTGCTGGAGGTCGACCACGAGCAGGCCGAGGCCTGCCGGCGGGTCATCGCGCCGTTCGCCGAGCTGGAGCGGGCGCCCGAGCACATCCACACCTACCGGGTGACGCCGCTCGGGTTGTGGAACGCGCGGGCGGCCGGGCACGACGCCGAGCAGGTCGTGGACGCCCTCGTGGAGTACTCGCGGTACCCGGTGCCGCACGCACTGCTCGTCGACATCGCCGAGACCATGGCGCGCTACGGGCGGCTCACGCTCTCCAAGCACCCCACGCACGGGCTCGTGCTCACCAGCACGGACCGGCCCGTCCTGGAGGAGGTGCTGCGCTCGAAGAAGGTGCAGCCGCTGGTCGGGGAGCGGCTCGACCCGGACACCGTGGCGGTGCACCCCTCCGAGCGCGGCCAGATCAAGCAGACCCTGCTCAAGCTGGGCTGGCCCGCCGAGGACCTCGCCGGCTACGTCGACGGCGAGGCGCACCGGATCGACCTCGCCGAGGACGGCTGGGCGCTGCGCCCGTACCAGCAGCAGGCCGTCGAGGGCTTCTGGCACGGTGGCTCGGGCGTCGTCGTACTGCCTTGTGGGGCGGGAAAGACGCTGGTCGGAGCGGGTGCCATGGCCAAGGCCAAGGCGACCACCCTGATCCTGGTGACGAACACCGTCTCGGCCCGGCAGTGGAAGCACGAGCTGGTGAAGCGGACCTCGCTGACCGAGGACGAGATCGGCGAGTACAGCGGGACCCGCAAGGAGATCCGGCCGGTCACCATCGCCACGTACCAGGTGCTCACCACCCGCCGCAAGGGCATCTACCCCCACCTGGAGCTCTTCGACTCCCGCGACTGGGGCCTCATCGTCTACGACGAGGTGCACCTGCTGCCGGCCCCCGTCTTCAAGTTCACCGCCGACCTCCAGGCGCGGCGGCGGCTGGGTCTCACCGCGACGCTCGTGCGCGAGGACGGGCGCGAGTCGGACGTCTTCTCGCTGATCGGGCCGAAGCGCTTCGACGCGCCGTGGAAGGAGATCGAGGCGCAGGGCTACATCGCGCCCGCCGACTGCGTCGAGGTCCGGGTCGACCTGACCGACTCGGAGCGGCTCGCGTACGCGACGGCGGAGGCGGAGGAGAAGTACCGCTTCTGCGCGACGACGGCGACGAAGCGGAAGGTGGCCGAGGCGCTGGTGAAGAAGTTCGCCGGGCAGCAGATCCTCGTCATCGGGCAGTACATCGACCAGCTGGACGAGCTCGGCGAGCACCTGAACGCCCCGGTGATCAAGGGCGAGACGTCGAACGCGCAGCGCGAGAAGCTCTTCGACGCGTTCCGCAACGGCGAGATCAGCGTGCTCGTCGTGTCGAAGGTCGCGAACTTCTCGATCGACCTGCCGGAGGCGACGGTCGCCATCCAGGTCTCGGGCACCTTCGGCTCCCGGCAGGAGGAGGCCCAGCGGCTGGGCCGGGTGCTCCGCCCGAAGGCCGACGGGCATCAGGCGCACTTCTACTCGGTGGTCGCCCGCGACACGATCGACCAGGACTTCGCGGCGCACCGGCAGCGGTTCCTCGCGGAGCAGGGGTACGCGTACCGGATCCTCGACGCGAGTGAGCTGCTGGCGCCGTAG
- a CDS encoding heavy-metal-associated domain-containing protein codes for MGSCCTPDGSCSTNTVEITTATAVADTTATVYAVSGMTCGHCKTAITNSVSALDGVITVDVDIAGGRVTVTTGGEPDDAAIAAAVDDAGYELTGRA; via the coding sequence ATGGGTTCCTGCTGCACCCCTGACGGCAGCTGCTCGACCAACACCGTCGAGATCACGACGGCCACCGCCGTCGCCGACACCACCGCCACCGTCTACGCCGTCTCCGGCATGACCTGCGGCCACTGCAAGACCGCCATCACCAACTCCGTCAGCGCGCTCGACGGCGTCATCACCGTGGACGTCGACATCGCCGGCGGCCGGGTGACCGTCACCACCGGCGGCGAGCCCGACGACGCCGCGATCGCCGCGGCGGTCGACGACGCGGGCTACGAGCTGACCGGCCGCGCCTGA
- a CDS encoding tetratricopeptide repeat protein has protein sequence MNTRTENTVSGGAHFGGLIQAGEVHLSLPYRPDPALAGLPRHSSAFAGRHAELERVLAALAPGTAPEATASAVAVTGLAGSGKTELLLQAAHRAVREEGWFPGGVLFVDLHGYDDERKVSPKRALGTLLRALGVPAEAVPSGTADRALVYRSALGALADAGRRVLVVLDDVPATDKLHHLLPSDGRTATLVSARHSLAELDAQMLTLRELTVSEGRDLLATTLHTALPDDARVAAEPGEADRIVRLCDGLPLALRILTSLLVDVPARPLSHLRQEIEGTRSRLSVLSREDRAVATAFDLSYRRLTPDQARLFRLTALNPGPDFSTEAAARLYGAGTRETGRLLEDLARRHLVESRASYGRWQQHGLVRDHAWQLLRAGDDDTWPKGLMRLLAYFHEAATLASTLVLQPTAPPPAEQKRKPLFADRDEALRWLEAERPTLVAAALWSHQSEDDFMCVSLAIPVARFLLEMHYTDDAAQVLVAGIGSSRRNGDRRREASLLSSFGIVLRDMRKLRKSARVHRRAIKLCRREGRPLPLASALNNFGLTLHDQRAFDRALAAHSQAARIFRRTGDRHSFAQALANAGETLIELGRPEEAVATLRKASKIFRKLGDLRNRSHVLDTLARATRNTGAVEHTVELHRRALALADGVLLPHERAVSLTNLASALTEYGDLEAALTAQQEALAVFRQMKDRRNEAMTLGNMAQTRQRQRQWSKAVRLHTLALEAFLDSQDDHGMATELVALSEALLELGRNIEALENLELAAGLYAATGDANSAADARSRLGLARVSIGLPADRDQR, from the coding sequence ATGAACACACGGACGGAGAACACCGTCAGCGGGGGCGCGCACTTCGGCGGTTTGATCCAGGCGGGGGAGGTCCACCTGTCGCTCCCGTACCGCCCGGACCCGGCACTCGCCGGCCTTCCCCGTCACTCGTCCGCCTTCGCGGGACGGCACGCCGAGCTGGAGCGTGTCCTCGCCGCCCTGGCACCCGGGACGGCGCCCGAGGCCACCGCGAGCGCCGTCGCGGTGACCGGACTCGCCGGATCGGGAAAGACGGAGCTCCTGCTCCAGGCGGCGCACCGGGCGGTCCGTGAGGAGGGATGGTTCCCCGGCGGGGTCCTGTTCGTCGATCTCCACGGATACGACGACGAGCGCAAGGTGTCGCCGAAGCGGGCGCTCGGCACCCTCTTGCGCGCGCTCGGCGTCCCCGCGGAGGCCGTTCCGTCCGGGACCGCGGACCGCGCACTCGTCTACCGGTCCGCGCTCGGCGCCCTGGCCGATGCCGGACGGCGCGTGCTCGTCGTCCTCGACGACGTGCCCGCCACCGACAAGCTGCACCACCTGCTGCCGAGCGACGGCCGCACGGCGACGCTGGTGTCCGCCCGCCATTCGCTCGCCGAGCTCGACGCGCAGATGCTGACCCTGCGCGAGCTGACCGTCTCCGAAGGGCGCGACCTGCTGGCGACGACCCTCCACACCGCGCTCCCCGACGACGCGCGCGTGGCCGCCGAGCCCGGCGAGGCCGACCGGATCGTCCGCCTCTGCGACGGCCTGCCCCTGGCCCTGCGCATCCTGACGTCCCTGCTCGTGGACGTACCGGCCCGGCCGCTGTCCCACCTCCGCCAGGAGATCGAGGGCACCCGCTCCCGGCTCTCCGTGCTGAGCCGCGAGGACCGCGCGGTGGCCACTGCCTTCGACCTGTCGTACCGCAGGCTCACGCCCGACCAGGCCCGGCTCTTCCGGCTGACGGCACTGAACCCGGGGCCCGACTTCTCCACCGAGGCGGCCGCCCGGCTCTACGGCGCCGGCACCCGCGAAACAGGGCGGCTCCTGGAGGATCTGGCCCGGCGGCACCTGGTCGAGTCACGGGCGTCGTACGGCCGCTGGCAGCAGCACGGGCTCGTACGCGACCACGCGTGGCAGTTGCTCAGGGCGGGCGACGACGACACCTGGCCCAAAGGACTCATGCGCCTGCTGGCGTACTTCCACGAGGCGGCCACCCTCGCGAGCACGCTGGTTCTCCAACCCACGGCACCACCACCCGCCGAGCAGAAGCGGAAACCTCTCTTCGCCGATCGGGACGAGGCCCTGCGGTGGCTTGAGGCGGAACGACCCACCCTGGTCGCGGCCGCCCTCTGGTCGCACCAGTCCGAAGACGACTTCATGTGCGTGTCCTTGGCGATCCCTGTCGCCCGCTTCCTCTTGGAGATGCACTACACGGACGACGCCGCACAGGTGCTGGTCGCCGGCATCGGATCCAGCCGCCGGAACGGAGACCGGCGCCGGGAGGCCTCCCTGCTGAGCTCCTTCGGCATCGTCCTCCGCGACATGCGCAAGCTGCGCAAGTCCGCCCGGGTCCATCGCAGGGCCATCAAGCTCTGCCGTCGGGAGGGACGGCCGCTGCCGTTGGCCAGCGCACTGAACAACTTCGGCCTCACGCTCCATGACCAGCGCGCGTTCGACCGGGCCCTGGCCGCTCACTCCCAGGCCGCCCGGATCTTCCGGCGCACCGGGGACCGGCACAGTTTCGCCCAGGCCCTGGCCAACGCCGGTGAGACCCTCATCGAGCTGGGCCGGCCGGAGGAGGCGGTCGCCACCCTGCGCAAGGCCTCGAAGATCTTCCGGAAGCTGGGTGACCTGCGCAATCGCTCCCACGTGCTGGACACCCTGGCCAGGGCGACCCGGAACACCGGCGCGGTCGAGCACACCGTGGAGCTCCACCGGCGTGCCCTCGCGCTGGCCGACGGCGTGCTGCTCCCGCACGAGCGGGCGGTGAGTCTCACCAACCTGGCGAGCGCCCTGACCGAGTACGGCGATCTGGAGGCGGCCCTCACCGCCCAGCAGGAGGCGCTGGCCGTCTTCCGGCAGATGAAGGACCGCCGCAACGAGGCGATGACCCTGGGCAACATGGCCCAGACCCGGCAGCGGCAGCGCCAGTGGAGCAAGGCCGTGCGGCTCCACACCCTGGCCCTGGAGGCCTTCCTCGACAGCCAGGACGACCACGGCATGGCGACCGAGCTCGTCGCGCTCTCCGAGGCCCTTCTGGAGCTGGGCCGCAACATCGAGGCGCTCGAGAACCTGGAGCTCGCCGCGGGCCTGTACGCCGCGACCGGGGACGCGAACAGCGCGGCCGACGCCCGCTCCCGCCTCGGGCTGGCCCGCGTCAGCATCGGCCTCCCCGCCGACCGTGACCAGCGGTGA
- a CDS encoding copper homeostasis protein CutC encodes MSNRAVLEVIALDEEDAVAAQAGGADRLELVTDMAADGLTPSTTGFAAVRAAVDIPLRVMLRLTDGFAAGDTEQVDALVARATELRAAGADEFVLGFLTPAGDPDLVAVERLIAVLDGCRWTFHRAIDRAADRDALRKQLADLPGLDTYLTAGAATGVDDGLTTLKAEAARAGEPGYEPQILVGGGLRLDHLPTLRAAGLTAFHIGGAARPSGWTAPVSESAVRAWREALDEA; translated from the coding sequence ATGAGCAACCGTGCAGTGCTGGAGGTGATCGCCCTCGACGAGGAGGACGCGGTCGCTGCCCAGGCCGGCGGGGCGGACCGCCTCGAACTGGTCACCGACATGGCGGCGGACGGGCTCACCCCGTCCACGACCGGCTTCGCGGCGGTCCGCGCCGCCGTCGACATCCCGCTGCGCGTGATGCTCAGGCTGACCGACGGCTTCGCGGCCGGGGACACCGAGCAGGTCGACGCCCTGGTGGCCCGCGCCACGGAGCTCCGCGCGGCGGGCGCCGACGAGTTCGTCCTCGGCTTCCTCACCCCGGCGGGCGACCCCGACCTGGTCGCCGTCGAGCGCCTGATCGCCGTCCTGGACGGCTGCCGCTGGACCTTCCACCGGGCGATCGACCGCGCCGCCGACCGGGACGCCCTGCGCAAGCAGCTCGCGGACCTCCCGGGCCTCGACACCTACCTGACCGCGGGCGCGGCCACCGGCGTCGACGACGGCCTCACCACCCTCAAGGCGGAGGCGGCCCGCGCGGGCGAGCCCGGCTACGAGCCGCAGATCCTCGTCGGCGGCGGCCTCCGCCTCGACCACCTCCCGACCCTCCGCGCCGCCGGCCTCACCGCCTTCCACATCGGCGGCGCGGCCCGCCCGTCCGGCTGGACGGCCCCGGTCTCGGAATCGGCGGTACGGGCCTGGCGCGAGGCACTGGACGAGGCGTAA
- a CDS encoding aminoglycoside phosphotransferase family protein encodes MPDATPATPAPTPTPAPVADVGLVRRLVHAQFPQWAGLPVRQVDSAGTDNLMFRLGDALVVRLPKASWAQGQVEKEQRWLPRLAGHLPLPVPVPVGLGVPGEGFGQRWSVYEWLEGEDAFRAPIGDLGHAAVELGRFGFALRAVDATGGPASFRGGPVTAWEDGAMVPSIRALGADGTLDAGLVSAAWEAVLRLPQWDRAPVWVHGDLLPGNLLTRDGRLSAVIDFGGLGVGDPACDMMGAWTLLTPETRPLFREAARVDDATWARGRGWALCWGVVTEQHYRVTNPVLAAVAHRAWTQALPECEIG; translated from the coding sequence ATGCCCGACGCCACGCCTGCCACCCCTGCCCCCACCCCCACCCCCGCCCCCGTTGCCGACGTCGGCCTCGTGCGGCGGCTCGTCCACGCGCAGTTCCCCCAGTGGGCCGGTCTGCCCGTGCGGCAGGTCGACTCCGCCGGGACCGACAACCTGATGTTCCGGCTCGGCGACGCGCTCGTCGTACGGCTGCCCAAGGCCTCGTGGGCACAGGGGCAGGTCGAGAAGGAGCAGCGGTGGCTGCCGCGCCTCGCCGGGCATCTGCCGCTGCCCGTTCCCGTGCCCGTCGGGCTCGGGGTGCCGGGGGAGGGGTTCGGGCAGCGCTGGTCCGTCTACGAGTGGCTGGAGGGCGAGGACGCGTTCCGGGCGCCGATCGGTGATCTCGGGCACGCGGCCGTCGAGTTGGGGCGCTTCGGGTTCGCCCTGCGTGCCGTCGACGCCACCGGCGGGCCGGCCTCCTTCCGGGGCGGGCCGGTCACCGCGTGGGAGGACGGCGCCATGGTGCCGTCCATCCGCGCACTCGGGGCCGACGGCACGCTCGACGCCGGCCTCGTCTCCGCCGCCTGGGAGGCGGTGCTGCGGCTGCCGCAGTGGGACCGCGCGCCCGTGTGGGTGCACGGCGACCTGCTGCCCGGCAACCTCCTCACCCGCGACGGGCGGCTCAGCGCCGTCATCGACTTCGGCGGGCTCGGAGTCGGCGACCCCGCCTGCGACATGATGGGCGCCTGGACGCTCCTCACCCCCGAGACGCGTCCGCTGTTCCGCGAGGCGGCCCGCGTCGACGACGCGACCTGGGCGCGCGGGCGGGGGTGGGCGTTGTGCTGGGGCGTGGTGACGGAGCAGCACTACCGCGTCACCAACCCCGTCCTCGCCGCCGTCGCCCACCGGGCGTGGACGCAGGCGCTGCCGGAGTGCGAGATCGGGTAG
- a CDS encoding ABC transporter substrate-binding protein produces the protein MPVPTSPLSLPRTAVLGGSLALVAALALTACGAAPEKATTPDGKNAATATSAADFGGMDALVKAAKKEGALHAIALPRDWANYGALIDGFQQKYGIKVEVENPDASSQDEVNAVTSRKGQDRAPDVLDLGSSFALSAAQQGLLAPYEVAAWNDIPEGQKDPKGRWYNDYGGYVSIGCDAKRVKTCPTTFKDLLKPEYKGQVALNGNPTKSGSAFGGVYAAALAQGGSFDDIQPGLDFFAALKKNGNYTPVESTPATVEKGETPISIDWDYLNAGYAAEFKSKGLDWKVAVPTDGRYAMYYSQAVNKDAPHPAAARLWQEYLYSAEGQNLWLKGFARPVLMPAMDKAGTLDAQAALKLPAVSGIPSFPTEAQQAKAKTVLAQGWGKAVSG, from the coding sequence GTGCCCGTCCCCACGTCCCCGCTGAGCCTCCCGAGAACCGCCGTCCTGGGCGGCTCCCTCGCCCTCGTCGCCGCGCTCGCCCTGACCGCCTGCGGCGCCGCCCCCGAGAAGGCCACCACGCCCGACGGCAAGAACGCCGCCACCGCGACCTCCGCCGCCGACTTCGGCGGCATGGACGCGCTGGTGAAGGCGGCCAAGAAGGAGGGCGCGCTGCACGCCATCGCGCTGCCCCGCGACTGGGCCAACTACGGCGCCCTCATCGACGGCTTCCAGCAGAAGTACGGCATCAAGGTCGAGGTCGAGAACCCGGACGCCTCCAGCCAGGACGAGGTCAACGCCGTCACCTCCCGCAAGGGCCAGGACCGCGCCCCCGACGTCCTGGACCTCGGCAGCTCCTTCGCGCTCAGCGCCGCCCAGCAGGGCCTCCTCGCCCCGTACGAGGTCGCCGCCTGGAACGACATCCCCGAGGGCCAGAAGGACCCGAAGGGCCGCTGGTACAACGACTACGGCGGCTACGTCTCCATCGGCTGCGACGCCAAGCGCGTGAAGACCTGCCCCACCACCTTCAAGGACCTCCTCAAGCCCGAGTACAAGGGCCAGGTCGCCCTCAACGGCAACCCCACCAAGTCGGGCTCCGCGTTCGGCGGCGTCTACGCGGCGGCCCTCGCCCAGGGCGGCTCCTTCGACGACATCCAGCCCGGCCTCGACTTCTTCGCCGCGCTGAAGAAGAACGGCAACTACACCCCCGTCGAGTCCACCCCGGCCACCGTCGAGAAGGGCGAGACGCCCATCAGCATCGACTGGGACTACCTCAACGCCGGTTACGCCGCCGAGTTCAAGTCCAAGGGCCTGGACTGGAAGGTCGCCGTCCCGACCGACGGCCGCTACGCCATGTACTACTCGCAGGCCGTCAACAAGGACGCCCCGCACCCCGCCGCCGCCCGCCTGTGGCAGGAGTACCTCTACAGCGCCGAGGGCCAGAACCTCTGGCTCAAGGGCTTCGCCCGGCCCGTCCTGATGCCCGCCATGGACAAGGCCGGCACCCTCGACGCGCAGGCCGCCCTCAAGCTGCCCGCCGTCTCCGGCATCCCGTCCTTCCCGACCGAGGCCCAGCAGGCCAAGGCCAAGACGGTCCTCGCGCAGGGCTGGGGCAAGGCCGTCTCCGGATGA
- a CDS encoding GntR family transcriptional regulator, which yields MTTPRHERIAEELRRAIDREEYAVGGRLPTEAELAARYDASRGTVRQALAALTAEGLIGSRQGARRVVLAGRRSQSFAELRSFAQWAQAMGRTATGRVVAQEYRPATAEDATRLHLPEGTPLLNVLRVRGLDGEPVLVERSVYADWISPAVEAIDPGCASVTQRLYEDTGLVFAHGEHVIDAIAAGAHDAALLTVRRTGPLLRVRRVTTTHDGRPVEWSDDRYRPDAVSFTVHNSIGNNALARTTVG from the coding sequence ATGACCACGCCGCGCCACGAGCGGATCGCCGAGGAGCTGCGGCGGGCCATCGACCGCGAGGAGTACGCGGTGGGCGGCAGGCTCCCCACCGAGGCGGAGCTCGCCGCCCGCTACGACGCCTCCCGCGGCACCGTCCGCCAGGCCCTCGCCGCGCTCACCGCCGAAGGCCTGATCGGCTCCCGCCAGGGCGCCCGCCGGGTCGTCCTGGCCGGCCGCCGCAGCCAGAGCTTCGCCGAACTGCGCAGCTTCGCCCAGTGGGCCCAGGCGATGGGCCGCACGGCGACCGGCCGGGTGGTCGCCCAGGAGTACCGCCCCGCCACCGCCGAGGACGCCACCCGCCTCCACCTCCCCGAGGGCACCCCGCTCCTCAACGTGCTCCGGGTCCGCGGCCTGGACGGCGAGCCGGTCCTGGTCGAGCGGAGCGTGTACGCCGACTGGATCTCCCCCGCCGTCGAGGCCATCGACCCCGGCTGCGCCTCGGTCACCCAGCGCCTGTACGAGGACACGGGCCTGGTCTTCGCCCACGGCGAGCACGTCATCGACGCGATCGCCGCCGGCGCCCACGACGCCGCCCTCCTCACCGTCCGCCGCACCGGCCCCCTCCTCCGCGTCCGCCGCGTGACCACCACCCACGACGGCCGCCCCGTCGAATGGTCCGACGACCGCTACCGCCCGGACGCGGTGAGCTTCACCGTCCACAACTCGATCGGCAACAACGCGCTGGCCCGGACGACGGTGGGCTGA
- a CDS encoding HelD family protein, with translation MSVTSTTDTAHGAADDPLARERAHLADSRSALRAMREDVESLDIKDVTANWVNAVILTRQIEDRIKALADLADTPLFFGRLDYLHTTQEGQRFYIGRRHVHDAVGDPMVIDWRAPVSQPYYQASRKNPQDVGLRRRFGYTGGELTAYEDEHLSDPAELERTSRLLQAEIERPRVGPMRDIVATIQPEQDEIVRSDLSGTVCVQGGPGTGKTAVGLHRVAYLLYAHRERLARTGTLVIGPNRSFLHYIEQVLPALGELEVQQATVDDLVAHVEVRGTDEAATAVVKGDARMAEVLRRAVRSHVALPTEPLMVVRGSRRWRVPAYELEEMVRELLDRDIRYGAAREALPQRIAHAVLVRMEEAGEAPDDRVQNTVARNAAVKAVVKECWPAVDPAKLVLRLLSDPEFLAAHADGILDEDEQKLLLWAKPARSVKSAKWSAADAVLIDEAKDLVERTHSLGHVVLDEAQDLSPMQYRAVGRRCTTGSATVLGDLAQGTTPWATGSWAQALEHLGKPEAHVEELTAGFRVPREVIAYASRLLPHMSPGLAPVESVRENPGSLEIRRVDGPDDLDASVVAACVASLAHEGSIGLIAADARIAPLAEALAAAGLTYLSPGEETTADSRLTLVPASLAKGLEYDYVVLDEPAAVVDGEPDERTGLRRLYVALTRAVSGLTVLHAADMPGQLEG, from the coding sequence GTGTCCGTAACGTCCACCACCGACACCGCCCACGGCGCCGCCGACGATCCCCTCGCCAGGGAGCGCGCCCACCTCGCCGACTCCCGCTCCGCGCTGCGGGCGATGCGCGAGGACGTGGAGTCGCTCGACATCAAGGACGTCACCGCGAACTGGGTCAACGCCGTCATCCTGACCCGGCAGATCGAGGACCGCATCAAGGCCCTCGCCGACCTCGCCGACACCCCGCTCTTCTTCGGCCGCCTCGACTACCTGCACACCACGCAGGAGGGGCAGCGCTTCTACATCGGCCGGCGGCACGTCCACGACGCCGTCGGCGACCCGATGGTGATCGACTGGCGCGCGCCGGTCTCCCAGCCGTACTACCAGGCGTCCAGGAAGAACCCCCAGGACGTCGGACTGCGCCGGCGCTTCGGGTACACGGGCGGCGAGCTCACCGCGTACGAGGACGAGCACCTGTCCGACCCGGCCGAGCTGGAGCGGACCAGCCGGCTGCTCCAGGCGGAGATCGAGCGGCCGCGCGTCGGCCCCATGCGGGACATCGTCGCCACCATCCAGCCCGAGCAGGACGAGATCGTCCGCTCCGACCTGTCCGGCACGGTCTGCGTGCAGGGCGGCCCCGGCACCGGAAAGACCGCCGTCGGCCTGCACCGCGTCGCCTACCTCCTGTACGCCCACCGGGAGCGGCTGGCCCGTACCGGCACCCTGGTCATCGGGCCGAACCGTTCCTTCCTCCACTACATCGAGCAGGTGCTGCCGGCGCTCGGCGAGCTGGAGGTGCAGCAGGCGACCGTGGACGACCTCGTCGCCCACGTCGAGGTGCGCGGCACGGACGAGGCGGCGACCGCCGTCGTCAAGGGCGACGCCCGGATGGCGGAGGTGCTGCGGCGCGCGGTGCGCTCGCACGTCGCGCTGCCGACGGAGCCGCTGATGGTGGTGCGCGGCTCGCGCCGCTGGCGGGTGCCCGCATACGAGCTGGAGGAGATGGTCCGCGAGCTCCTCGACCGGGACATCCGGTACGGGGCGGCCCGCGAGGCCCTGCCCCAGCGCATCGCGCACGCCGTCCTGGTCCGCATGGAGGAGGCGGGCGAGGCTCCCGACGACCGGGTGCAGAACACCGTCGCGCGCAACGCGGCGGTCAAGGCCGTCGTGAAGGAGTGCTGGCCGGCGGTCGACCCGGCGAAGCTGGTGCTGCGCCTGCTGAGCGACCCCGAGTTCCTGGCCGCGCACGCCGACGGCATCCTCGACGAGGACGAGCAGAAGCTGCTGCTGTGGGCGAAGCCCGCCCGCAGCGTGAAGTCGGCGAAGTGGTCGGCGGCGGACGCGGTCCTCATCGACGAGGCGAAGGACCTGGTGGAGCGCACCCACTCGCTGGGCCACGTCGTCCTCGACGAGGCGCAGGACCTCTCCCCCATGCAGTACCGGGCGGTGGGGCGCCGCTGCACGACCGGTTCGGCGACGGTCCTCGGCGACCTGGCGCAGGGCACGACCCCGTGGGCCACGGGGAGCTGGGCGCAGGCCCTGGAGCACCTGGGCAAGCCGGAGGCGCACGTGGAGGAGCTGACGGCCGGCTTCCGCGTGCCCCGCGAGGTCATCGCGTACGCCTCCCGCCTGCTCCCCCACATGTCACCGGGGCTCGCTCCCGTCGAGTCCGTACGGGAGAACCCCGGCTCGCTGGAGATCCGGCGGGTGGACGGGCCGGACGACCTGGACGCGTCCGTCGTCGCGGCGTGCGTCGCGTCCCTGGCCCACGAGGGCTCGATCGGCCTGATCGCGGCGGACGCCCGCATCGCGCCGCTGGCCGAGGCCCTGGCGGCGGCGGGCCTCACGTACCTCTCCCCCGGCGAGGAGACCACGGCCGACTCCCGCCTGACCCTGGTCCCGGCCTCACTGGCGAAGGGCCTGGAGTACGACTACGTGGTCCTCGACGAGCCGGCGGCCGTGGTGGACGGCGAGCCGGACGAACGCACGGGCCTGCGCCGCCTGTACGTGGCGCTGACGCGTGCGGTGTCGGGCCTGACGGTGCTTCACGCGGCGGACATGCCGGGCCAGTTGGAGGGGTAG